The proteins below come from a single Panicum hallii strain FIL2 chromosome 7, PHallii_v3.1, whole genome shotgun sequence genomic window:
- the LOC112900972 gene encoding nicotinamidase 2-like, which yields MPPPAATYMVYETRRRDPDPRRAALLVIDVQGHFASLAAPIMPAIASTVSLCRAAGMPVVYTRHVDPVPRRRPLGEWWPSDRIDAGTPAAELLPGAGRAEGDLVVEKGTYSAFAGTGLEEALRRAGAEEVVVAGVMTNLCCETTARDAFVRGFRVFFSADATATATRDLHEATLANMAFGVAYIVDCQRLEAALGKPARSWLDRRP from the exons ATGCCGCCTCCCGCCGCCACGTACATGGTGTACGAGACGCGCCGCCGCGACCCGGACCCCCGCAGGGCCGCGCTGCTCGTCATCGACGTGCAGGGCCACTTCGCGTCGCTGGCGGCTCCGATCATGCCCGCGATCGCCTCCACCGTCTCGCTCTGCCGCGCCGCGGGCATGCCCGTCGTGTACACGCGCCACGTGGACCCggtcccgcgccgccgcccgctcggcgaGTGGTGGCCCAGCGACCGCATCGACGCCGGCACGCCCGCGGCGGAGCTGCTCCCGGGCGCCGGGCGCGCCGAGGGGGACCTCGTGGTGGAGAAGGGCACGTACAGCGCCTTCGCCGGCacggggctggaggaggcgctgcggcgggcgggcgccgaggaggtggtggtggcgggcgTGATGACCAACCTGTGCTGCGAGACCACCGCGCGGGACGCGTTCGTGAGGGGGTTCCGGGTGTTCTTCTCCGCCGACGCCACCGCCACGGCCACCCGGGACCTGCACGAGGCCACGCTCGCCAACATGGCCTTCGGCGTCGCCTACATCGTCGACTGCCAGCGGCTCGAGGCGGCGCTCGGGAAGCCGGCCAG GTCTTGGTTGGATCGGCGCCCATGA